Within the Rhizobium grahamii genome, the region GCAGGCGTGTTCCAGAAGCTCGACAAGTCGAAGCTGCCCAACCTGTCGAACATGTGGGATGTCATCGAGCAGCGCACGGCGTCCTACGACCCGGGCAATGAATATGCCGTCGACTACATGTGGGGCACTGACGGTATCGGCTACAACGTCAAGAAGGTCGCCGAGATCCTCGGCCCGGATGTGAAGCCAGGTCTGGAAGTCATCTTCGATCCGAAGATCGCTGCCAAGTTCAAGGATTGCGGCATCTATGTCCTCGACACGCCGAAGGATGTGATCTCGACGGCACTGCACTATCTCGGCCTCGATCCGAATTCGACAAAGGCTGAGGACTTCAAGAAGGTCGAAGAGCTGCTGACCTCCGTCCGTCCCTACATCCGCAAGTTCCATTCGTCCGAATACATCAATGCTCTGGCAAATGGCGATATCTGCATCGCGTTCGGCTATTCGGGTGACGTTCTGCAGGCGCGTGACCGTGCCGAAGAGGCGAAGAACGGCGTCGAGGTGGATTACTCCATTCCGTCGCAGGGTGCGCAGATGTGGTTCGACCTGATGGCGATCCCGGCCGATGCGCCGCACGTCGCCGAAGCGCATGAATTCATCAACTACATGATGAAGCCCGAAGTCATTGCCAAGGCCAGCAACTACGTCTTCTACGCCAACGGCAACAAGGCGTCGCAGGAGTTCGTGGACAAGGAGGTTCTGGAGGACACGGCGATCTATCCGGATGCCGACACCATGAAGAAGCTCTTCACGATCTCGCCGTGGGATCCGAAAACGCAGCGCACCGCGACCCGGCTCTGGACAAAGGTTGTCACTGGCCAGTAATCGATCGACAGGCCCGGACGGCAACGCCCGGGCCTTTTCTTAAGCCGATTGCGGGGAACTTCGGTTCGAAATTTCATACTTCGGGGAACATTATGAAGTCACTTGGCAATATCCGTCGCTCGTTTGCGCCGTGGGCGGACGCGACGTCGAAGCCCTTCATCTCGTTTAAGAATGTGACGAAACGGTTCGGCGATTTCACCGCCGTCGATGATCTGTCGCTGAACATCTATCACCGCGAGTTCTTTGCGCTGCTCGGTGCCTCGGGCTGTGGGAAGTCGACGCTTCTTCGCATGCTTGCAGGCTTCGAACAGCCGACGGCAGGCGAAATCGTTCTTGATGGGACCGACATGGCCGGAACGCCGCCCTACCGGCGGCCCGTCAACATGATGTTCCAGTCCTACGCCCTCTTTCCCCACATGACCGTCGAGAAGAACATCGCCTTCGGTCTGCGCCAGGATGGCATGCAGAAGGACGAGATCGGCGAGCGCGTCCTGCAAATGCTGAAGATGGTCAAGCTGGAAAAGTTCGCCTCGCGCAAACCCAACCAGCTATCCGGCGGCCAGCGCCAGCGCGTTGCCTTGGCACGCTCGCTTGCCAAGCGTCCGAAGGTGCTGCTGCTCGACGAGCCGTTGGGCGCACTCGACAAGAAGCTGCGCGAGGAAACCCAGTTCGAGCTCATGGACCTGCAGCAGAACCTCGGTCTGACCTTCGTCGTCGTGACCCACGACCAGGAAGAGGCAATGACCATGGCCGATCGCATCGCGGTCATGAGCCACGGCAAGGTCATTCAGGTTGCCACGCCCGCCGAAATCTACGAAGCGCCCAACTCGCGTTTCGTTGCCGACTTCATCGGCGATGTGAACATCTTCGACGGCAAGGTTACCGCGGCCGCGGCCGGCACCGTCGAGATTGCCGCTGACGGTGGTATGATGGTCAAGGTCGCAAGCAGCGACACTCCCTCCGTCGGCAGCGCCGCCGGCTTCGCCATTCGTCCGGAAAAGCTCAAGGTAACGCGAACGCCTCCGGCAAATCCCGGCGTGAACGCTGCATCGGGCGAGCTTTGGGACATCGCTTATCTCGGCGATATGACGGTTTTCCATATCAAGCTGAAGAGCGGAAAGGTCGTAAAGGCCTCGCTGTTGAATGCCCAGCGGGCGGTCGAGGATCCGTTCACCTATGACCAGGAAGTGTGGATCAGCTTCGCCGAAGACGCCGGCGTCCTGTTGAAGGATTGAGATATGGGCAAGCTCGGTTCCGCCTTCTACAACCGCCTCGTTATCATCGTTCCCTACGTCTGGCTGCTGCTGTTCTTCCTGGCGCCATTCTTCATCGTCTTCCGGATTTCGCTTTCGACCACCGCGATCGCGATGCCTCCTTACGAGCCTGTGTTCTTCTGGTCCGATGGCTGGGCCGGCATATCCGAGAAACTGTCGGCGTTCTCGTTCGACAACTATCACTATCTGATCGACGATCCGCTCTATTTCAACGCCTATCTGTCGAGCGTCATTATCGCCGGCGTATCGACGTTCCTGACGCTGCTGATCGCCTATCCGATCGCCTATGGCATGGCGCAGGCGCCGCGCACCATTCGCCCGACGCTGGTCATGCTCGTGATCCTGCCGTTCTGGACGAGCTTCCTGATCCGCGTCTACGCCTGGATCGCGATCCTCAAGCCGGAAGGATTGTTCAATCAGCTGCTGCAGTCGCTGCACATCATCGACAGCCCGCTGATCATCCTGAACACCAACATCGCGGTCTATATCGGTATCGTCTATTCCTACCTGCCGTTCATGGTGCTGCCGCTCTATTCGTCGCTCGAGAAGATGGACGGAACGCTGATCGAGGCAGCACAGGATCTCGGATGCACGCCGATATCGGCCTTCTGGCGTGTGACGTTCCCGCTGTCGCTTCCGGGTGTCGTTGCGGGCTGCATGCTGGTCTTCATCCCGGCTGTCGGCGAGTTCGTCATTCCCGATCTGCTCGGCGGATCGCAGACCTTGATGATCGGCAAGACCTTGTGGAACGAGTTCAACGCCAATCGCGACTGGCCGGTATCCTCGGCCGTGGCGACGATCCTGCTTCTGATCCTCGTCATTCCGATCGTGTTCTTCCAGAACGCGCAAGCCAAAGCCGACGAGCAGGGGAAGTAGGCCATGCTGAAGTGGACCCGTTTCAACATCGCTTCCGTGGCGCTTGGCTTTGCCTTTCTCTACCTTCCGATCGTTCTTCTCGTCGTCTTTTCGTTCAACGAGTCGAAGCTGGTCACGGTATGGGGCGGTTTCTCGACCAAGTGGTACACCTCGCTCTTTCATAACCAGGCGCTTCTCGATGCCGCCTGGGTGACGATCCGCGTCGGCCTGCTCTCGGCGACCGCCGCGACCGTTCTCGGAACCTTTGCGGCGCTCGCGCTGGTTCGCTACACGCGGTTCCGCGGCCGGATGCTCTTCTCGGGCATGGTCTATGCGCCGCTCGTCATGCCGGAGGTTATCACCGGCCTGTCGCTGCTGCTGCTCTTCGTCGCCGTCGGCTTCGACCGAGGCTTCTGGACCATCACGCTGGCGCACACGACCCTGACCATGTGCTTCGTCGCCGTGGTCGTGCAGTCCCGCTTGCTGACCTTCGATCGCTCGATCGAGGAGGCCGCGATGGACCTCGGAGCGCCGCCGGTCCGGACGTTTTTCGAGGTGACGCTGCCGATCATCGCGCCGGCCGTTCTCTCCGGCTGGATTTTGGCTTTCACGCTGTCGCTCGACGACCTGGTGATTGCGAGCTTCACGTCGGGACCGGGCGCCACCACCCTGCCGATGAAGATCTACAGCCAGGTTCGTCTTGGCGTGACGCCTGAGATCAATGCGGTGTGCACGATCCTTATCGGCATCGTCGCCATCGGCGTCATCGTCGCATCGACGATCACCAAGCGCCGTGAACTGCAGCGCGAACGAGATGAGCGGGCTGCGGCCAACGCACCCTGATTACTTTGTCGTGCCCTGGGTGGAGGCCGGAACCATGGAAATCACAGGGTCCGGCCAGGAACCGCCGACGAAAAACGGCAGGCCGGGGAAATTCTGGCTCGCGCTTGGCTGCGTGGCGCCGATGGCTCCCGAAAGAGCCAGTCCGCTTGATTTGTAAGGGATGACGCCGGTCAGCACGATGGTCTCGACCGGTCCATCTATCACGGCGTTGCGAATGGTTGCGACGCCGTCCGACAGGTCGGCAGCCATGTCGAACTTGTCGAAGGCAAATGACCGGTGCGATACGGCGCTGAGGTCGAAAAATTCCCCTGTCGCCGCCTTGCTGCGAATGGCTTCGGCATCGAAGCCCGGGAGCGATCCGGAGAGCGCGTGAAATCCGATCGTTCCGGTCACATCGGCAGGTCCGGCCTTCCAAAGCGGAAGTGCCGTGCGGACGGACAGATCGAGCGAGCCTGTCGTCAGCGGAAGCGGTCCCTTCAGCTGCAGTCGCTCGATCAGGTTGGCGAAATCGGCGCCGCTGATCGAGAGTTGAAGCTTACCGCCGCCGTCGAAATCGCCGCGGGTCGCTTCCAGATGCGCGGTCAGCGATCCGCCCTCGAACTGGCTGTCGCCGATATCGAACTTGGCCTCGTTGCTGGACACGATGATGCCGGCGCCGACGTTTGTCAGCTCGAATGGGGCAATATCCGCCCGTTTCGCCGAGAAACGAAGATCGAGATCCAGCTGCTGCAACGCGCCGCCATCCGGCGGTCCGCCGGCTTCGCCTGCCGCGAGGCGCAATGCGAAAGCATCGAACAACGACCGGAAGTTCATCTCGTCAAAAGCGAGCGTGCCGCCAAGTTTCGGTCGCTTGCCGGGCATGAAGGTGACATCCATGGCCCCGGTGGCGCTCGCCCCGTTCATCCCCATGCTGACATTGTTGAAACGGAAGCCATTATCCGCCGAGACCATGTCGCTCTCGATCGAAAAAGCCTTGAGCGTTGCAACGCCGGGCAACGAACGGTCTGCCCAGGTGAGCAGGGCCGGGAGGTCCGGAATGGTCACCGCCATGCTGCCGGAGTAGCCGAGAAGATGGGTAATGCTGCCAACGCCGTCGAAGCGCGCAGTCAACAGATTGGATGCCAACGAGGCAGTCATCGGCGCGCGCTTTCCTCCGAAGACCAGCAGAGGGCTTGGCGAGGAGAAGTCCAGCTTCAGGTCGAGGCCGTTGGTGCGGGCGATAAGAACCGCGCTCAGCGGATTGGAAAGCTTCGACCAGCTTACATCGGCAGTCACGCCCTCGAAGTGATAGGATTTACCGCTGGCGACGTCGGTAACATTAAGTGTGCCGTCCTCGACCGTGATCGTTCCGACGCGTGCGTCCAGCCTGGGATCGAGCTTTTCCTGGTTGCCGTCGCTTCCGGCGGCATTGATCGCCTTGGCGAGCTGGCCTTCGTTCGTCCAGTCGATCATGCCGCTCTTCTCGCGGGTCAGCTGGAGGTTGGGCCGCAGCAGATGGAATTCGTGGAAGCTCGCCTTGCCTCTGATCGCATCGATCAGGTTGAATTCGGCCGATAGGCTCTCGATCGTTCCAAGCAGCTTCTTCTCGTCGGTCTTCTGGCGAACGGAGATCTGGCTGAGCGTGATGCGCGGCGTGGGCCAGAATTCGACGACCGGCCTGCCTGCGATCTCGGCATTGTAGCCGATCCATTTCGACAGCGCGTCTTCGATGCCCGAGCGCACCATGCCGGTGGAGATGAGATAGGGGCCGGCCACGCGAAGCGAGACGAACACGGTCAGCGCGACGAGCAGCACCACTGTGGCGAGCCTGGCGATACCGGGCAACCAACGGGACACAGGCTTCATTTTCTTCCGCCACTGCGGCTGTCGAGACGTCGTCATAAGCTTCGCCCGTTTTTCGGCGCTCGTCCGTTAATCTACTGAAATGCCGGATATATCAATTGCCGGACAGTTGCAAATCGATCGCCTTTGCCCTCCGGTTTCCACCTTTCTTGCGCGCTGCAGCATGATATATAGGCGACGGAACAGGAGAAGCTTGGATGCGTGACGATAAGCCACTCTGGATGCCCTCGCCAGCCTCGATCAAGGCTTCTCCGATGCATGCCTTCATGCAGGCCTGCAACGACGCGCACGGTCTCGGGCTGGAAAGCTACGCCGATCTCCACGGCTGGTCCGTCGCCGAGCGGGAGCATTTCTGGAACGCTGTCTGGAATTTCTGCGGCGTGATAGGCGATCGCGGTGCCCGCACGCTGATCAACGACGAAACCATGATCGATGCCCGCTTCTTTCCCGATGCGATCCTGAATTTCGCCGAAAACCTGCTCGCCGGTAAAGGCCATGGTGACGCCATCGTCTTCCGCGGCGAGGACAAGGTGGAGGATCGCTGGAGCTGGGACAGACTTCGCGATCTGGTGTCGCGGCTGCAGCAGGCTCTGCGCGCCGAGGGTATCGGCGCCGGCGATCGTGTTGCGGCAATGATGCCGAACATGCCGGAGACCGTAGCCTTCATGCTGGCGGCGGCGTCCATCGGGGCGATCTGGTCGTCCTGTTCGCCCGATTTCGGGGAGCAGGGCGTGCTCGATCGCTTCGGCCAGATCGGCCCGAAATTGTTCGTCGCCTGCGATGCCTATTGGTACGGCGGCAAGCTTCAGGATGTGAAGGAAAAGGTAGTGGCGGTCGCCAGGGGGCTCGGCAGTCCTGTCGTCGTTGTTCACTATGCCGGCGATGCCGAGGCGGTCGCGCACCAAACACCGAACGCGAGGACGCTCGACGCGTTCATTGCTCCCTATGCCCCCTCCGACCTGCAGTTTGTCCGCCTACCGTTTTCACATCCGCTCTATATCCTGTTCTCGTCGGGGACCACGGGCGTGCCGAAGTGCATCGTGCATTCGGCGGGCGGCACGCTGCTGCAGCATCTCAAGGAACATCGCCTTCATTGCGGACTGCAGCCGGGCGAAAAACTCTTCTACTTCACGACCTGCGGCTGGATGATGTGGAACTGGTTGGTCAGCGGCCTCGCCGTTGGCGCAACGCTCTGCCTGTTCGACGGGTCGCCGTTCGCGCCTGATGGCAACGTGTTGTTCGACTACGCACAAGCCGAGAAATTTGCCGTGTTCGGCACGTCCGCGAAGTACATCGACGCCGTGCGTAAGAGCGGGCTTGTTCCGCGCAACTCCCATGATCTTTCCAGCTTGCGGCTAATGACATCAACCGGCTCGCCGCTGTCGCCCGAGGGATTCACCTTCGTCTACGAGGGGATCAAGACGGACATTCAGCTGGCCTCGATTTCCGGCGGTACGGACATCGTCTCCTGCTTCGTCCTTGGAAATTCGCTGCAGCCCGTCTGGCGCGGCGAGATACAGGGCCCCGGCCTCGGCCTTGCGATGGACGTCTGGGATGACGAAGGCCATCCGGTGCGTGGACAGAAGGGGGAGCTCGTGTGCACGAGGGCGTTCCCATCCATGCCCGTGATGTTCTGGAACGATCCCGATCGCGCAAAATATCGCGCCGCCTATTTCGAGCGGTTCGACAATATCTGGTGCCATGGCGATTTCGCCGAATGGACGGAGCACGACGGCATCGTCATTCACGGCCGCTCGGATGCAACGCTCAATCCGGGCGGCGTACGGATCGGCACGGCGGAGATATACAATCAGGTCGAGCAGATGGGCGAGGTGGCCGAAGCGCTGTGCATCGGTCAGGATTGGGACGATGACGTTCGCGTGATCCTGTTCGTGCGTCTCGCGTCTGGCGTTGCCCTTACGGACGAATTGGTGAAGGCGATCAAGACGCGGATACGCACCGGCGCATCGCCACGCCACGTGCCTGCGAAGATCATCGCGGTCGCCGATATTCCGAGGACCAAATCCGGCAAGATTGTCGAACTCGCCGTTCGCGAAGTCGTGCATGGCCGCCCGGTCAAGAACAAGGAAGCGCTCGCCAATCCCGAGGCGCTGGATCTCTTCGCCGCACTTCCGGAACTGCGCGGCTAGTTGTTAAAATGCGAACGAAACTACAAGCTTTGACCTTCAAAAGCTGCCTTGCAGCGGCAACTTTTCGTTAAGAAACCTTTGTCAAAGGTGAATGTAACTTGGGGCTGCTGATGAACGAGGCAGCTTGGAGCCCCGGCTCCCGAAACATGATGTTGAACGACTAAGCCCTTGTTGAACAGCACTGAACTTTACAGGCAGCCACTTCGGCTGCCTTTTTTCGTTCAGCCTGCGAGAACGCGTTGCGACGGGAAGGCGATCTCGACGAGCGTACCTTCGTTCGGCGTCGAACTGATCGCGAAGATCGCACGGTTCGCATCGACCATTGCCTTGGTCAGCGGCAGGCCAAGCCCGGTCCCTTCGCCGCGATGGCGCGATTGTGTCGACACCTGGCGGAAAGGCTTCATCGCCTGATCGAGCTCACTGCGGGTCATCCCGACGCCGGTGTCGCGAATGCGAAGGACAACGCTGCCGTTGGCCTCATAGGACGTGGACACTACGATCTGACCGCCCGACGGCGTGAAACGGATCGAGTTCGACAGGATGTTGAGCGCGATCTGCTTGATGGAGCGGAGATCGGCGACGACATCGGGAATGGCCTGCGACAGTGCCGTCCGGATGATGACGCGCTGGCTGTTTGCCTGCGGCTGCAGCAGCGATACCGCTTCCGAAATGGCCTCGTTGAGCTTGACGGCATCGAAGTCGAGGTCCATTTCGCCTGCCTCGATCTTGGAGATATCCAAAAGATCGTTGACGATATCGAGGACATGACGGCCTGAGCGACCGATGTCGTTGGCATATTCGACGTAGCGCGGATGCCCGATCGTGCCGAAACGTTCCGTCGCCATCATGTCGGAGAAGCCGATGATCGCATTGAGGGGCGTGCGGATCTCGTGGCTGACGCGTGCGAGGAAATCCGTCTTGTGGGCATTGGCGGTTTCGGCCGCGCTCTTGGCAGTGCGCAGGTCGTCTTCGGTGCGCTTCCACTGGGTAATGTCGCGGATGACGGCGCAGTAACCGTTCGACGAGGTGAGGCGGCCCATCGTCATGAAAAGCGGCACGAAACCACCGGCAGCCTCGCGCCCGATCACTTCGCGACCGTCGTTCAGGACGCTCGCGACGCCGTGGCCGGAGAGCCCGTTGAGATAATCGAGCACGGCCCGCTGGCTTTCATGAGCGAAGAGCATGACGAAGGGTTTGCCGCGCGTCTCTTCTTCATCGTAGTTGAAAAGAGCGCTGGCCGAACGGTTCATCGAGCGGATGTCGCCCTCGCTGCCGATGACGACAACGCCGTCAGTGGCGGTCTCTAGGATCGATCTCAGCTCCTCGACTTCAACCTGCAGCCGGGCAACCTTTTCGACCATCCGATCGGTGGCGCGGGGCTCCGCCGGTGCGATATCCTTCGCCGGCACCGTTCCATCGTTTGCGGTCGGCATCAGCGCCAGCATCAGTGCGCTGGATTCTTCCCAGCGAATGGACTGCAGCCGTGCCGAAACCGGCACCAGTTCGTCTTCGGCGGTGACGAGCATCATGGCGCTGCCGCCGCGTGCGTTTCCTGTTAGCTCGTGCCGCTGCAGCAGAGCGTCGATACCGCCGACATCAGAAAGCTCCTCGAGCGAGCCGTAACCGGTCAGCCGCATGAACTCCGGATTGGCATGGATCAGGTCGTCGCCGGCATGAATGAGAACGGCAACAGGCAGCTGGTCGATCACACCAGCGGAGAAGCCGTCCGTCATCTTCACCCGTGGCGGAATGAAGCTCGCCAGAATATCCATCTGGCTGACGGTCTCCTCAAGGCCCTCGATGACATCGTCTTCTTCGTCAGCACTCGCCTGTGCAGCATTGTCGGACATCGATTCCAACGGCTCAGCAATTTCCTCGAGCGGTGCGACAGGCTCGGCAGCGTGACTTTCTTCCCCAGAAGCAGCATTCTCGCCAGCCGGAGCATCCTCATCGGTTTCCGATGCGCGAACACCGAAGGCCTCGAGGCGCTTGGCGATTTCGCGGAAGTTTGCCTGCTCAGCCGTGGTCAGCGTCGGCCCGGCGCCGTGAAGCTGAACGATCTTGTCGGTCAGCCAGCGGTTCGGCGTTTCTACGATCCGGAGCGCCGGCGGCTCGACGCGAGGCGCCTCCGTCGGCTGCTCCTCGGGGACAGGTGCTTCGGCGACAGGCTCTGGCTGTGCGGCAACGGGTTCCAACTCCGGAGCGATAGTCTCTGGCCGTGCGGTATCGGGTTCCGGCTTCGCGGAAACAGACTCCTCCTCAGCCGGTTCGACGGTATCAACGACGTCAGGCGTCTCGTCTTCGACCTGCACCGGCGCGGTCTCTTCCTCGGACTGCGCTTCGACAGGCAGGTCCTCATCCGCTTTCGCCTGTTCCAGTTCCGGCGGCGTCGGCTCCTGCGCCAGGAAGGTCAGGCCGAGTGCCAGCGGATCCTCGGCGGCGTCGGCGAGGCGCACGACACCGAAACCACGAAAGCCGTCGAACTCGCGGCTTCTCGTATAGGTCGGCAAGGCTGCGAGATCGACGGGAACGGCCAGGCTCGTTCCCTCGATCGGCCAGTTGATCGTCTTTCCCGACCACGTGTCGCGGCGCGCCAACGCTTCGGCGATCTTGCCTTCCGGATCGAGGTTGAAGAGGGCGGCGATGTCGCTGAACGCAACGCCGATGATGTCGGCAGCATGCGGGCCGACGGCTTCCGCGAACTCGTCCGAGACTTCGCTGAAACGCCCCTCGGCATCGATTTTCCAGACAAAGCGGGTCGCCCGGCTGTTCGGCCTGAACACGAAGGCAGTATTGTCGGATGCTGCCTGCACGGCCGGTGCTTCCGACGCTGCGAGATCGACTACGGTGATCTCGTCTTCGTGTTCGGCCACTGCCTGGGCCGGCTGATCCGTCGCCTGATCCGCAG harbors:
- a CDS encoding acetoacetate--CoA ligase, which encodes MRDDKPLWMPSPASIKASPMHAFMQACNDAHGLGLESYADLHGWSVAEREHFWNAVWNFCGVIGDRGARTLINDETMIDARFFPDAILNFAENLLAGKGHGDAIVFRGEDKVEDRWSWDRLRDLVSRLQQALRAEGIGAGDRVAAMMPNMPETVAFMLAAASIGAIWSSCSPDFGEQGVLDRFGQIGPKLFVACDAYWYGGKLQDVKEKVVAVARGLGSPVVVVHYAGDAEAVAHQTPNARTLDAFIAPYAPSDLQFVRLPFSHPLYILFSSGTTGVPKCIVHSAGGTLLQHLKEHRLHCGLQPGEKLFYFTTCGWMMWNWLVSGLAVGATLCLFDGSPFAPDGNVLFDYAQAEKFAVFGTSAKYIDAVRKSGLVPRNSHDLSSLRLMTSTGSPLSPEGFTFVYEGIKTDIQLASISGGTDIVSCFVLGNSLQPVWRGEIQGPGLGLAMDVWDDEGHPVRGQKGELVCTRAFPSMPVMFWNDPDRAKYRAAYFERFDNIWCHGDFAEWTEHDGIVIHGRSDATLNPGGVRIGTAEIYNQVEQMGEVAEALCIGQDWDDDVRVILFVRLASGVALTDELVKAIKTRIRTGASPRHVPAKIIAVADIPRTKSGKIVELAVREVVHGRPVKNKEALANPEALDLFAALPELRG
- a CDS encoding AsmA family protein, whose product is MTTSRQPQWRKKMKPVSRWLPGIARLATVVLLVALTVFVSLRVAGPYLISTGMVRSGIEDALSKWIGYNAEIAGRPVVEFWPTPRITLSQISVRQKTDEKKLLGTIESLSAEFNLIDAIRGKASFHEFHLLRPNLQLTREKSGMIDWTNEGQLAKAINAAGSDGNQEKLDPRLDARVGTITVEDGTLNVTDVASGKSYHFEGVTADVSWSKLSNPLSAVLIARTNGLDLKLDFSSPSPLLVFGGKRAPMTASLASNLLTARFDGVGSITHLLGYSGSMAVTIPDLPALLTWADRSLPGVATLKAFSIESDMVSADNGFRFNNVSMGMNGASATGAMDVTFMPGKRPKLGGTLAFDEMNFRSLFDAFALRLAAGEAGGPPDGGALQQLDLDLRFSAKRADIAPFELTNVGAGIIVSSNEAKFDIGDSQFEGGSLTAHLEATRGDFDGGGKLQLSISGADFANLIERLQLKGPLPLTTGSLDLSVRTALPLWKAGPADVTGTIGFHALSGSLPGFDAEAIRSKAATGEFFDLSAVSHRSFAFDKFDMAADLSDGVATIRNAVIDGPVETIVLTGVIPYKSSGLALSGAIGATQPSASQNFPGLPFFVGGSWPDPVISMVPASTQGTTK
- a CDS encoding ABC transporter permease; the protein is MLKWTRFNIASVALGFAFLYLPIVLLVVFSFNESKLVTVWGGFSTKWYTSLFHNQALLDAAWVTIRVGLLSATAATVLGTFAALALVRYTRFRGRMLFSGMVYAPLVMPEVITGLSLLLLFVAVGFDRGFWTITLAHTTLTMCFVAVVVQSRLLTFDRSIEEAAMDLGAPPVRTFFEVTLPIIAPAVLSGWILAFTLSLDDLVIASFTSGPGATTLPMKIYSQVRLGVTPEINAVCTILIGIVAIGVIVASTITKRRELQRERDERAAANAP
- a CDS encoding ATP-binding protein; amino-acid sequence: MPAVQYPFIDIAVHPRVRERFARGEALVLLSADLTRALWANGSGAELFGYSAVYDLVEQGISRTDITFRQLEATARQLAAVGDSRNFMIRIAEGFQRVAVQAGVELLNLSSGEQAILVFLPASAKPPLRDSAKRMLSGLDDPDTHMAVIGDDGEIIASSPGFASLGVTQQTARSLAIMAGESAHGLVKRPVATGKGYLPAAVGRISDTPPLNLLFAVETVLGRLDPMEAPDLSTSAVNHVVDAPAPDFADAIDAVAGIEDIEDEPEERIDASDDAAEASVVAEEAVEAELTETAPEVIEEPVLEVVEEPATDATDIVVDDAADESAEVATEAEPMPSDIELTADQATDQPAQAVAEHEDEITVVDLAASEAPAVQAASDNTAFVFRPNSRATRFVWKIDAEGRFSEVSDEFAEAVGPHAADIIGVAFSDIAALFNLDPEGKIAEALARRDTWSGKTINWPIEGTSLAVPVDLAALPTYTRSREFDGFRGFGVVRLADAAEDPLALGLTFLAQEPTPPELEQAKADEDLPVEAQSEEETAPVQVEDETPDVVDTVEPAEEESVSAKPEPDTARPETIAPELEPVAAQPEPVAEAPVPEEQPTEAPRVEPPALRIVETPNRWLTDKIVQLHGAGPTLTTAEQANFREIAKRLEAFGVRASETDEDAPAGENAASGEESHAAEPVAPLEEIAEPLESMSDNAAQASADEEDDVIEGLEETVSQMDILASFIPPRVKMTDGFSAGVIDQLPVAVLIHAGDDLIHANPEFMRLTGYGSLEELSDVGGIDALLQRHELTGNARGGSAMMLVTAEDELVPVSARLQSIRWEESSALMLALMPTANDGTVPAKDIAPAEPRATDRMVEKVARLQVEVEELRSILETATDGVVVIGSEGDIRSMNRSASALFNYDEEETRGKPFVMLFAHESQRAVLDYLNGLSGHGVASVLNDGREVIGREAAGGFVPLFMTMGRLTSSNGYCAVIRDITQWKRTEDDLRTAKSAAETANAHKTDFLARVSHEIRTPLNAIIGFSDMMATERFGTIGHPRYVEYANDIGRSGRHVLDIVNDLLDISKIEAGEMDLDFDAVKLNEAISEAVSLLQPQANSQRVIIRTALSQAIPDVVADLRSIKQIALNILSNSIRFTPSGGQIVVSTSYEANGSVVLRIRDTGVGMTRSELDQAMKPFRQVSTQSRHRGEGTGLGLPLTKAMVDANRAIFAISSTPNEGTLVEIAFPSQRVLAG
- a CDS encoding ABC transporter permease subunit: MGKLGSAFYNRLVIIVPYVWLLLFFLAPFFIVFRISLSTTAIAMPPYEPVFFWSDGWAGISEKLSAFSFDNYHYLIDDPLYFNAYLSSVIIAGVSTFLTLLIAYPIAYGMAQAPRTIRPTLVMLVILPFWTSFLIRVYAWIAILKPEGLFNQLLQSLHIIDSPLIILNTNIAVYIGIVYSYLPFMVLPLYSSLEKMDGTLIEAAQDLGCTPISAFWRVTFPLSLPGVVAGCMLVFIPAVGEFVIPDLLGGSQTLMIGKTLWNEFNANRDWPVSSAVATILLLILVIPIVFFQNAQAKADEQGK
- a CDS encoding ABC transporter ATP-binding protein — translated: MKSLGNIRRSFAPWADATSKPFISFKNVTKRFGDFTAVDDLSLNIYHREFFALLGASGCGKSTLLRMLAGFEQPTAGEIVLDGTDMAGTPPYRRPVNMMFQSYALFPHMTVEKNIAFGLRQDGMQKDEIGERVLQMLKMVKLEKFASRKPNQLSGGQRQRVALARSLAKRPKVLLLDEPLGALDKKLREETQFELMDLQQNLGLTFVVVTHDQEEAMTMADRIAVMSHGKVIQVATPAEIYEAPNSRFVADFIGDVNIFDGKVTAAAAGTVEIAADGGMMVKVASSDTPSVGSAAGFAIRPEKLKVTRTPPANPGVNAASGELWDIAYLGDMTVFHIKLKSGKVVKASLLNAQRAVEDPFTYDQEVWISFAEDAGVLLKD
- a CDS encoding polyamine ABC transporter substrate-binding protein; the encoded protein is MRSTIARLAATAVVAAFSAAPSLAQEKVVNIYNWSDYIDSSILEDFTKETGIKVVYDTFDSNETVETKLLAGGTGYDVVVPTADFLQRQIQAGVFQKLDKSKLPNLSNMWDVIEQRTASYDPGNEYAVDYMWGTDGIGYNVKKVAEILGPDVKPGLEVIFDPKIAAKFKDCGIYVLDTPKDVISTALHYLGLDPNSTKAEDFKKVEELLTSVRPYIRKFHSSEYINALANGDICIAFGYSGDVLQARDRAEEAKNGVEVDYSIPSQGAQMWFDLMAIPADAPHVAEAHEFINYMMKPEVIAKASNYVFYANGNKASQEFVDKEVLEDTAIYPDADTMKKLFTISPWDPKTQRTATRLWTKVVTGQ